GGATGCGGCTGGTGCGCGAGTTCGAGCGCATCGTCCTCGATGAGGAGGCCTACCAGTTCCACGTGCTCTGGTGGTACCGCATCATCCCCTACCGCTCGAGCTTAGAGGGCTACCACATCTCGCCCGCGCACCACCTCGAGCCGGACATCGAAACCTACTGGCTGAGCGAGTAATCCCGCAAACGATCGCTCCGAGCAAGGACTTGGCGTGCTCAAATACTTTGCAATGCGGCTCCTCTTGATGCTCCCCACCCTGCTGGCGGTGGCGGTCATCGTCTTTCTGCTTGTCAGGGTGGTGCCGGGCGACATCGTGGAGATCCGCTTAGTCGGCACCGGCGCCTACGTCTCGCAGGAGGTAATAGACGCCGAGCGGCGGGCGCTGGGCCTCGACCGGCCGGTCCTGGCCCAGTTTGGCAGCTACCTCTGGGGGCTGTTGCGCTTCGACCTGGGCACCTCGATGTGGACCGGCCGGCCGGTGAGCCAGGAGATCGCCATCCGCTTGCAGCTCAGCCTGCAACTCGCCGTCATGGCCACCATCATCGCCGTCGTCCTGTCGATTCCGCTGGGCATGCTCGCCGCCCTCAAACAGGACACCTGGGTGGACTACGCCATCCGCGTGTTCAGCATCGCCGGGCTGGCCACGCCGTCGTTCTGGCTGGGCATCTTGATCCTGCTGTTTTTGGTCATCTATTTCAACTGGGTGCCGCCCACCACCTTTACGCCGTTTTGGCGCGACCCGTTGGAGAACCTCTCGCAGCTCATCTGGCCGGCCCTGGCGGTCGGCTACCGCTACTCGGCGGTAGCCACGCGCATGATGCGCTCGGCCATGCTCGAGGTGATCCGCGAGGACTACATCCGCACCGCCCGCTCCAAGGGCCTCTGGGAGCGGGCGGTCGTCTCCAAGCACGCCCTCAAGAACGCCATCTTCC
This is a stretch of genomic DNA from Deinococcota bacterium. It encodes these proteins:
- a CDS encoding ABC transporter permease is translated as MRLLLMLPTLLAVAVIVFLLVRVVPGDIVEIRLVGTGAYVSQEVIDAERRALGLDRPVLAQFGSYLWGLLRFDLGTSMWTGRPVSQEIAIRLQLSLQLAVMATIIAVVLSIPLGMLAALKQDTWVDYAIRVFSIAGLATPSFWLGILILLFLVIYFNWVPPTTFTPFWRDPLENLSQLIWPALAVGYRYSAVATRMMRSAMLEVIREDYIRTARSKGLWERAVVSKHALKNAIFPVITIIGLEFAFLLGGLVVTEQVFNLNGIGKLFVDAVARRDYLIIQGLMLLMAFTYVFVNLLVDLVYAWLDPRVAYG